AATTGATTAAGGCTCTTGGGGTTATAAAGGAATATGCATGGAGATTACAGTTCCACTTTCCTCTATCCATGTTAAATACCAACTAACTTAAGAGCCAGTACTGCCTCAGGAgcatacaaaaatgaaatgaataaattatataaacaggGATTATAGGCTTTTTACCAGTTGAATGAAGTTAGACTTATCCAAAACAGGATTAAGTGCCAAGATGGCTTTTGTGTCTCCAAGTTCATCCTACAAGCAGTTTCATATTGTCCCAGTGTTTGTCACATTGGCAGACATGAACAAAGTGAATACCTGGAATAGATAGGTCATAGAATTGTCAAAATGCCAGGGtaccaataagaaaaataatgtgagcCTACAATGAGCAGAGAAGTTTCCAGGTGGTAGCAATAGGTCTAATCTACTTCTGTGCTCTTTTCCCTGCACTGAGCTTCCCAAAAGTCATTTCAGCAGCTGGGTTTCATCTCAACAGAGATGGGAAGAGAGGCAGATGAATCCCAAATAGTAAACTAATTGCTCCCCATTCAGTACACTTTACTCTTCTTAATGTCTATGGGATGCAACTTCTAAGGCCTAAAGCCTTTCGGAAGGTCCGACCAAAGGCATTCTTCACCTCATTATTTCTCAGGCTATAAATGATGGGGTTCAACATGGGAGTCACAACAGTGTAGGATAATGACAGCAGCTTTTTGCTCTCAGGAGAATTATTGGATTTAGGCCGGAAGTAGGTGAGGCTTAAAGATACATAGAACAGAGAGACAAcaaggaggtgggaggagcaggtaGAGAAGGCTTTATGCTTCCCTTTAGCTGATGGAATCTTAAGGATGGCAGCAGCAATGCAAGTGTAGGAACACAGGATCAGCAAACAGGGTATCATGACAACAAGAATGGTTCCAACAATCGCATAGATCTCAAACAGTGCTGTGTCTGCACAGACCAGCCTCAGCACAGGTGGGCTGTCACAGAAGAAGTGATTCACCTTGTTGGTGCCACAGAACGGAAAGCTGAAGAGCCACGTGGTCTGCACAGTAGCTACGGGAAAGCCTGGAAACCAGGAGGCAATAGCCAGTTTGGCACGTGTCCTTTGGTTCATGATGACTGTGTAGTGCAAGGGACTGCAGATGGCTACATAGCGGTCATATGCCATGGTGGCCAGGAGGAAGCACTCATCAactccaaagaagaagaagaaatacatctGTGTGGCACAGCCAAGGAAGGAGATGGTTGTGTCCCAGGCCAGCAGGGTCCCCAGCATTTTGGGCACAATGACTAGGTTGAAGCCAATCTCCAAGAAGGACAAGTTcctgaggaagaagtacatgggacTGTGCAGCATGGGGTCAGCCAAAGTAAGCAGAATGATGAGGCTGTTTCCCATCAGGGTGACCAGGTAGATGATTAGAAATGTCAGGAAGAGTAATGACTGTATTTCTGTAGGTAGGGAAGAGAAGCTCATGAGGATAAACTCCTCAACTCTTGTCCAGTTTCCTCTAGCCATAGATATAGAAATGAATCCCCAGCTGTGGTCATGGAGAGAGATTCTTGATTGGAAGAGTCAGACTCTggatttgtttttcagaatccttTTTCATGTCAGGAAAAGAGGCAAGATCAAGATCTCAGTTGGAAGAGGAAGGGCCTTGTATTATCTAAGAACAAAGACATAAGGAAGAATGCCCAGAGCCTGAGCTCTGGAATGGGTAATAGTTCATCATTCCCTACTGTTACTCTTTTTTATgatcttttttgtgttttgtttttttaccataTTTACTAAGACAAATCAGATCATGTCTACCACACCCTTTTACTGCTGCACACTTAATACCTTTGAGGTGGGGTTAAGAGCGATCTACTCTCCCGTGTTCATTGTGCCGTTATTCAccatagctaagatatggaaacaatctaaatgtccatcagtggatgaatggataaagaaaatgtcacacacacacacacacacacacacacacacacacacacagagaaatattattcagccataacaaaggAGGTAATGCTACCATTTGCaacaaacaacatggatggaccttgagggcattaagctatgtaaaataagtcagacagacaaagacaaatactatatgatctcacttctgTGTGGAGTCTAAAAGAGccaaactcatggaaacagagcATGGACTCCTGGTGGCCAGGGCCTGGGAGTTGGGGGAAATGGAGATGTGTGGGTTAAAGGGTACAAACTGccagttataagacaaataatgggatataatgtacagcatggtgactgtagttaacaatattgtattaaatTCTTGAAAGTTGcaaagagtagattttaaatgtctttaccacacacacatacatacacacaaggtaattatgtgaggtgaaggatatgttaagtaattttaatgtggtaatcatttcacaatacattcACATATCTAATCATCTCATTGTATACCTTACACAATGTTAACTAttaattatatcccaataaagccATAAATAAAGGAATTTGGAAGAACAACGGATTTCTGCTGACAACAAACATGACAAAACATAGTATATTCAGGTTAAAAATTTTGGAGGGGAGAATTAAGCATCATTACAccataagaaataattaaatcaacTGGGTTTTCAAATCAACTAGAATgcaaaatagacacagagaggaggaaatagaacaaaaagtagaaattaatttataggatgggttagcccagtgatgggtattaaggagggcacatactgcatggagcactgggtgttatacacaaacaatgaatcatggatcactacatcaaaaactaatgatgtgtcttattaaggaggacacttactacatggagcactgggtgttatatgaaaacaatgaattgtggatcaccacatcaaaaactaatgatgtattgtacagtgattaacataataaaataaaatttaaaaaacaaaaaacaaaaaaactattgatgtatagtatggtgactaacagcataataaaataaaattaaattaaaaaaagaaattaatttatacattgtaaaattggtaaatatatccaaatttgttctttgaaaagttaaaaagtgGAGATAAATTGttggaaaatttaataaagtaatagagaaaagaaaaatattcaatattagaaattagaaatcgAAAATAACCttagaaacagaatttaaaattttaaattataagagaatacaattacattaataaatgtgtgatattttaagtgaaatatatcaTTTTCTACTAATAGGTAAGGTTCACTTTgatttaataaaagataaatacagggcacctgggtggctcattaggTTAAGtctcccactcttgatttccactgaggttctgatctcagggtcatgggatggagtctGATTAAGTAAGAAAACCAATCTAGAAAATTTTACTAACTCATAAATAGGAGACTACTTTTTAATGCAACctgaatatttatataaaacaacaaCCAGTTCTGAACTTAATAGCATAATATTAGAGTGATGGTTCTAGACATCTGCTATACAGTGTTATGcttgtagttaacaatactgtattgtgttattaaaaatttaagaggtaTAGCTCATCTTAactgttcttaccacaataaaaaaaatttttttaaggcctggggaaaaaaaaacaaaagtaggcAATGGATATAATCATACATTTGAAATCAAAATGGCTAttaaacatggggaaaaaaatgtaagagtTACCAGAaagtaaatggaaattaaaaataaggtttttggacacacagagagacaaataccatatgattccactcataaatagaatctaaaaaaaaataataataaacaaacaaaaagcagaatcagaactataaaatcagagacaaactgatggttgccagatgggaggggatggggcattgggcaaaatggataaaggggagagggagatacaggcttccagttatggaatgagtaagacatggggaaaaaaaaaaaggcagagtatGAGGAATACAGTCAGGGATACTGTAATAgcaatgtaatgggacagatggtagctatacttgtgatgaatatagcataatgtataaacctgtcaaatcactaagttatacacctgaaactaatgtaacattatgtgtcaactatactcaattataaaaaaaattagattttaaaaaattgtagtgcTCATTTATGTTAAAAGTGAAGGGAAATAAACACGATAAGTGAAAGTGACTCATAGATTTCACAAAATATATCAAAGATAACCAATATACAATTTTAGGTTGCGTTTGAGTGCAAATTGTATTTGAATGCTCCTCTCAACTTTAGATATGGCAATGTAgtagcaaacaaataaacaaaaagaataaaaataagcattagtTAAATAGTGTTATCTCTGCTATGGAATTCTGCAGGGATTTAGAATTATGTTATAGAAGAACACTTAATGGCATGAGAAATAATCAATATATTTAGCTAAGTGGATGGTATATGTTACAAAATAGAATGTTCAGTAtgaagacatttattttaaaatattaaattatatccGTACATAGAAAAACTGCAGTTGTATTCCTTTAAATATCACAATCTTACTGGTGTGAATAtaagtgttttaaatttcttctttgtgtttcatATATTCTACATTATTCATCTTGACAATGTGTTACTTTGTATTgagataaatacatatattattaagAATACAATACGGTTGTAACTCAAACAACTTTTTctttaggtttctttctttttttttttatgtacactctatgcccaacatggggcttgaactcatgaccccaagatcaagagtcacatgctcttccaactgagccacccaagtgcccctgtaactcaaaaaaactcttaaaaattttgaatGCAAATGGTAAACTGGAATAGTATTTGTAGTTATTCAACAAACAATTAAAAGCATCTAATGATTTGTAAAGAGGTCATCCACCTAATTAAGGAAAAACATTACCTCTGCCCGCAAAAATCAGAGGCCACAAAGATTCAGTTTGCCAAAAATGCCAATAAGGAATAAGCatataaaattattcaattttcggggcgcctgggtggctcagtcgttaagcgtctgccttcggctcaggtcatgatcccagcgtcctgggatcaagccccgcatcgggctccctgctccgcgggaagcctgtttctccctctccctctccccctgcttgtgatcctgctctcactgtgtctctctctgtcaaataaataaataaaatctttaaaaaaaattaaattaaattaaaaaataaaattattcaattttCCCAGTAGTAGAAATAAGCAAAAACTAAACAAATCTGTAAATAACACAGAAGTTCAACTtttctcatcaaaattaaaaaagtgaaaacaatcccAAGACACAGTGCTAATGAGAGGAACGGTGTAGATTTTGACTGTAaatcaacataatttttttaaaagattttatttattcatttgagacacagagatacagagagagagagagcatgagcagtgggagaggcagagggagagggagaagcagactcccggctgagccaggagcccgatgtggggctggatcccaggaccctgggatcatgacctgagctgaacgcagatgcttaaccatctgagccacccaggcgccccaacataatttttctgaaaagcaaTTTAGAAGATGTGTATGAAGTCCCTTAAAGTTTCATACATTTTGCTTCAAGAATTTCCTCAGGGTTTCTAATCTAGGCCAATAATCAGAACCATAGACAATGATTTTACATACAAATGTACTCTGTGTGGTATCATTATCATGTCAAAATTGGGAAAAAACCACTGATCCATAAATGACCAAGTCAACCAAGAAtcaaacaattaagaaaataacatgTAATCATCCAAGTCTTTTTTGAAGGACATTTACTGCTCTTGaataatatccataatataatagtaaatgagaaaacaacaatacacatgtgcacacgtaAGCTTCCAACTTCATAAATACGTGCACAGAGAAAAATAGACTAAGACGATGTGCAAAATTTTACCAATAATTGCCTTTAAGTAATTGGAAAAGGGATAGGGTTCTTTCATTTACAACTTCATTTTCTGGCTTTCTAAACATTTTACAGTGAGCTACATTTGTTATATAGCagcaattaagaaaataattattaattaattaattaattattaattgttATATAGCAATcacaatagaaatgaaaatgatgacCACATGCTGGTAGTAGTTACTGGAGGACATAATAGAATTATGctgtgtatttttacttttactttttctatttttattttttattcttctcacaACTGTCTGGcttagatgctattattatctctCCCCAAGTTGCCAATGGATGACCTGATGTTTAGAGAGATTAATTTGGTAGTTAAGCAATTTGGTAACTTGGCTGCATGGGCAATACAAAGCAGAGACTGCACTAAGAAGCATAACcagaaaaaatatgataaaagcaACACTTGGGTGGGTTTTCAGCAAGACACACAATATGAATACAGAATAGTTCTTAGTTCTtatcttctgtctcctcatcaTCCAGGTACCTTAATCTCCACCAATGCTGAGTTTCTCAccatttattaataattactttgctTCATGATTCCATACCAGAAATAACAAAGTTCTTCTGTAAAAggtgagatagaaaatattttagactttgtggatCATGTGATCTCTGTGGCAACTGCTTGGTATCTAaacaaatgcatacacacacacacacacacacacacacactctcttaaAACACCTAATgtacagataaacaaataaacattagGAATACAGATATATGCAATACccaaacaaatgagcatggctgagttccaataaaattttatttgtagacgtcaaaatttgaatttcatgtaattttcagaTGCTATGCattattctttgatttatttaaccattttaaaaatgtaaaagtccaTTTTAGCTCTGGGCCATAAAACAGGGGACTTGCTGGATTTCATCCATGGGCTGTAGTTGGCCAATCTCTGCTCTAATATCTTTGCATATAACATCATCTGTGTTTGTACATGTGTCTCCTCTACCTAGCTGactttttccttcccattttcaaAACCCAGATGTTTCCTCTGTGATGCTTCCAGATGTGGTTATTCCtgggtactttttaaaaatacttagttatatagcccagtgatgggtattaaggagggcacgtactgcatggagcactgggtattatatgaaaacaatgaatcgtggatcaccacatcaaaaactaatgatgtatggtgattaacataacataataaaataaaactaaaaaaataaaataaaatacttagttaTTCAGTTATGTTTTAATTATCTATTGGTATCAGAATTTCCCAATTTAATCTGCAAGTTCCTTTAGGCCAGGATCTGTTTATTATTTACAGGAGTAGGCCTAAAGCAGATCCAGATTTAGCTATTTATATGTACTTTTGGATAAAATGGGTGGAAAAATGCATACAAGAGTTTCAGGAAGTTTATTATTCCTGGAGTTTCCATTGGATTCCACATCTACTCATACTCTCTCCTAAAACCACCTTCATGAGAAGCTCCATTTCAGGACAAAAGTGTAGTGTTTGGGGCTGGTGAAGAGGAttggaaaggcagagggaggagagatggaATGGCCCGTTGGATTCCCATAGAACTTCTGGAATCTACTGGGGAAAAAGAGATGGCACCCTGGCTCAAGAGTGGGAGGCATCACAGAACCTGGTGGCTCATGGCCAGCCCACAGGCCCTTCCCACCCAGTCCCTCCAGAACTTCTGCAGGAACATCTCTCTGCTAATCATTTGACTGACTGCACCAGGAATAGGAACCCACTCTTCTAGGTCTTCGGCACCCATAATATTGCCCTAAAGAAGTAATGTACTCTGATGTGCTCTGCTTCATGAATGTTCCATTGAGGCAAGTCTTCCTTGAGTTAATCAGAGGAGAGTCAAACTTAGAGGAAGTATATGTCCTGGGGAGGCTGCAGGGCTTGGAAGATTTCTGACCCAGAAAACTTTGGAGGACAGATTTGGAAAACTGGTAAACTCAAAGTTTTTGTGGTCTCAGATCTCACTTAACTGATGAAGTAgaaacaggaaactgaggcatatgCATGAGAGGAATTGTTGAGATCTTACCAGTGCAGA
Above is a genomic segment from Halichoerus grypus chromosome 11, mHalGry1.hap1.1, whole genome shotgun sequence containing:
- the LOC144379524 gene encoding olfactory receptor 10A2; translation: MARGNWTRVEEFILMSFSSLPTEIQSLLFLTFLIIYLVTLMGNSLIILLTLADPMLHSPMYFFLRNLSFLEIGFNLVIVPKMLGTLLAWDTTISFLGCATQMYFFFFFGVDECFLLATMAYDRYVAICSPLHYTVIMNQRTRAKLAIASWFPGFPVATVQTTWLFSFPFCGTNKVNHFFCDSPPVLRLVCADTALFEIYAIVGTILVVMIPCLLILCSYTCIAAAILKIPSAKGKHKAFSTCSSHLLVVSLFYVSLSLTYFRPKSNNSPESKKLLSLSYTVVTPMLNPIIYSLRNNEVKNAFGRTFRKALGLRSCIP